The following proteins come from a genomic window of Companilactobacillus pabuli:
- a CDS encoding universal stress protein → MDELRDYKVERVDYSRIMICVDSDDFISSKNAFNYACTMARHHSSELGIVSVLETGDLNIFQSLDPDVLKDRREQIKKLLAVYGKKAQEYGVKDIHLMVTEGNPATTIVDEVIPSFKPDLVIVGVEEKNRGRNTIGSQASKIVSNARCSVSVIR, encoded by the coding sequence ATGGATGAATTAAGAGATTACAAAGTTGAAAGAGTAGACTATTCCAGAATCATGATTTGCGTGGATTCAGATGATTTTATTTCATCAAAGAATGCCTTTAACTATGCATGTACTATGGCAAGACACCACAGTTCAGAATTAGGTATCGTATCAGTCTTGGAAACAGGCGACCTAAACATCTTCCAATCTCTCGATCCAGATGTATTGAAAGACCGTCGTGAACAAATCAAAAAGTTATTAGCCGTCTATGGCAAAAAGGCTCAGGAATATGGAGTTAAAGATATTCATTTGATGGTAACTGAAGGAAATCCTGCAACTACTATCGTTGATGAAGTAATTCCAAGTTTTAAACCAGATTTAGTAATTGTTGGTGTTGAAGAAAAGAATCGTGGTCGTAATACTATCGGTTCTCAAGCTTCTAAAATTGTCAGCAACGCTAGATGCTCGGTTAGTGTTATCAGATAA
- a CDS encoding M13 family metallopeptidase, with product MSKVIGGAGDMIDAKPADYKDNLYLAVNGAWQENAKIPADKSRTGGFMDLDEGVEKSLMKDFHEFANNENEIPDELMLQAVKLYRLANNVDHLSKFHQQPILKDMQRINDLESLADISKDIASLSKDGFPLPIDIGVEADMKDTSKNVVYVAGAGLILPDKTYYDEGNESGKALLAKYGEVAGRLLSMIGYKLEDAKEIVEKALAFDKSLVPIVKSSEEWADYTKVYNPMDFDEFVKKSDKLDLKSLVVDQINDTPKKVIIEEPRYLDNLNKLVNDGTFENIKAWMMVKFLTKNASILDEEFRQTIGEYNLALSGAKELQNRTKYAYNFAAGIFSQVVGTYYGKKYFGEKAKEDVRSMVEKMISIYEQRLSENTWLSEDTKKKAIVKLDKIVIKVGFPDKIDDLYSKFEINENDSLYDNVSRIRKIVAQDALDQYHKPVDRTKWLMPGHMVNACYDPSRNDITFPAAILQAPFYSLDQTSSENFGGIGAVIAHEISHAFDNNGAQFDEYGNMNNWWTEADYAKFKELTKKMIEEFDGIPYAGSKVNGTLVVSENVADVGGLRCALEAAKKESDFDVKKFFINWARVWRNKSTKQLTEMFLSIDVHSPAPLRANVMAQNMDEFYDAFDVTDQDGMWLDPDKRVNIW from the coding sequence ATGAGTAAAGTTATCGGTGGCGCAGGGGATATGATTGATGCTAAACCAGCCGATTATAAAGATAATTTGTACTTGGCTGTCAATGGTGCTTGGCAAGAAAATGCTAAGATTCCAGCCGATAAGTCACGTACAGGTGGATTTATGGACCTCGATGAGGGTGTTGAAAAGTCATTAATGAAAGACTTCCATGAATTTGCAAATAATGAAAATGAAATTCCTGATGAATTGATGTTACAAGCAGTGAAATTGTATCGTTTGGCTAATAATGTTGATCATTTGAGTAAATTTCATCAACAACCAATTTTGAAGGATATGCAACGAATCAATGATTTAGAGAGCTTGGCTGATATTAGTAAAGATATTGCTTCACTTTCTAAGGATGGTTTTCCATTGCCAATCGATATCGGCGTTGAAGCAGATATGAAAGATACTTCTAAGAACGTTGTTTATGTTGCCGGTGCCGGTTTGATTTTGCCTGACAAGACTTATTACGATGAAGGTAATGAATCCGGAAAGGCTTTATTGGCTAAGTATGGTGAAGTTGCTGGACGCTTGCTTTCAATGATTGGCTACAAGCTAGAGGATGCTAAAGAAATCGTTGAAAAGGCATTGGCTTTTGATAAGTCATTAGTTCCAATCGTAAAGAGTTCTGAAGAATGGGCTGACTATACTAAAGTTTACAATCCAATGGACTTCGATGAATTCGTTAAGAAATCTGACAAGTTGGATTTGAAGAGTTTAGTAGTTGACCAAATCAATGACACACCAAAGAAGGTTATCATTGAAGAACCAAGATATTTGGACAATTTGAACAAGTTAGTCAATGACGGTACTTTTGAAAATATCAAAGCTTGGATGATGGTTAAGTTCTTAACTAAGAACGCTTCAATTCTTGATGAAGAATTCCGTCAAACAATCGGTGAATATAACTTAGCCTTGAGTGGTGCTAAAGAACTTCAAAATAGAACTAAGTATGCTTATAACTTTGCTGCAGGTATTTTCTCTCAAGTTGTTGGTACTTACTACGGTAAGAAATACTTCGGTGAAAAGGCCAAAGAAGACGTTCGTAGCATGGTTGAAAAAATGATTTCAATTTATGAACAACGACTTTCAGAAAATACTTGGTTGAGTGAAGATACTAAGAAAAAAGCTATCGTCAAATTGGATAAGATTGTTATCAAAGTTGGTTTCCCTGACAAGATTGATGATCTTTACAGTAAATTTGAAATCAACGAAAATGATTCATTGTATGACAACGTTTCTCGAATCAGAAAAATCGTTGCTCAAGATGCTTTAGATCAATATCACAAGCCAGTCGACCGTACTAAATGGTTGATGCCAGGACATATGGTTAATGCTTGTTATGATCCATCGAGAAATGACATTACTTTCCCAGCTGCAATTTTACAAGCACCATTTTACAGTTTGGACCAAACAAGCAGTGAAAACTTCGGTGGAATTGGTGCCGTTATCGCCCATGAAATTTCTCATGCTTTCGATAACAACGGGGCTCAATTCGACGAATACGGTAATATGAACAACTGGTGGACTGAAGCTGATTATGCTAAGTTCAAGGAATTAACTAAGAAAATGATTGAAGAATTCGATGGCATTCCTTACGCCGGTAGTAAAGTTAACGGAACATTAGTTGTTAGTGAAAATGTAGCCGATGTTGGAGGACTTCGTTGTGCTCTTGAAGCTGCTAAAAAAGAAAGTGACTTTGACGTGAAGAAATTCTTCATCAACTGGGCTCGTGTTTGGAGAAACAAGTCAACTAAGCAATTAACAGAAATGTTCTTGTCAATTGACGTTCACTCACCAGCACCACTTCGTGCTAACGTAATGGCACAAAATATGGATGAATTCTACGATGCCTTTGATGTAACTGATCAAGATGGTATGTGGTTAGATCCTGATAAACGTGTAAATATTTGGTAG
- a CDS encoding ABC transporter ATP-binding protein: MAYIEVRNESKQYQMGETTIYANNKLSFDVEQGKLTVILGPSGAGKSTVLNILGGMDTPSEGQVIIDGTDIAQFSERELTTYRRNDVGFIFQFYNLIPNLTTKENVELASAIVKDALDATDTLKAVGLGDRIDNFPSQLSGGEQQRVAIARALAKNPKLLLCDEPTGALDYQTGKQVLTLLQNASYLDNKTVIVITHNSALAKMADRVIRIHDAKIQSIEDNSNPMPVKDIEW; the protein is encoded by the coding sequence ATGGCATATATTGAAGTCAGGAACGAATCAAAGCAATATCAAATGGGAGAGACGACTATTTATGCAAATAATAAGCTCTCCTTTGATGTTGAACAAGGAAAACTGACAGTTATTCTGGGACCCAGTGGTGCTGGTAAATCAACGGTTTTAAATATTTTAGGTGGTATGGATACGCCGAGTGAAGGACAAGTAATCATTGATGGGACAGATATTGCCCAATTCTCTGAACGAGAGTTAACAACTTATCGTCGTAATGATGTTGGATTTATTTTTCAATTTTATAATTTAATACCTAATTTAACTACTAAAGAGAATGTAGAACTAGCTTCAGCAATCGTTAAAGATGCTTTGGATGCCACAGATACTTTAAAAGCAGTTGGCTTGGGAGATAGAATTGATAATTTTCCTTCACAATTATCTGGTGGAGAGCAGCAACGTGTGGCTATTGCTAGAGCCTTGGCTAAAAATCCTAAACTGTTGCTCTGTGACGAACCAACTGGAGCTCTAGATTATCAAACTGGTAAACAAGTTTTAACTTTGTTACAAAATGCTAGTTATTTGGATAATAAAACTGTCATCGTCATCACACACAATTCAGCTTTGGCCAAGATGGCTGATCGGGTCATTCGAATTCACGATGCCAAAATTCAATCGATTGAAGATAACTCTAATCCTATGCCTGTCAAAGACATCGAATGGTAG
- a CDS encoding ABC transporter permease has protein sequence MKPLSKNMIQDIKHSKGRFIAIILIIMLGVLIFVGVKAAGPSLNDSLNKTVADKNLSDIQVLSTTGFNQTDVDLAKKVPGAQVEATKFKYVIGGKSKVAVALYGYDENVKQNQLIMRSGRLPRSSDEIVLDKNAKSKYDYKLGQKFKFASDAGLKKRSYKIVGFADSPQYIDNQSRGSTNIADGQVQLFAYVPKNQLNMAVGTMLNLHFNSLKDKNTFSKSYKKAVNKKLKVLKHEFSGRASQRTNEVASDYLKQINSQKQQIEPLKVADPQTYSEQLAKLNSAKIKILKQSKTSYTWQTREDLSGFSAYGESSDRIAAIANVFPVFFFLIAALITFTTITRMVEEARSEIGTFKALGYTKWEISRNYYYYAISAGLIGAILGSIIGNETLPRIVLALYKQYIALDWVVDLQWWVILIATIFSLLATLGAAIIVIKKELVAGPAALMRPKSPKSAKKILLERIKPLWNHLSFNSKVSYRNLFRFKSRMFMTIIGIAGGTALILTGFGIQNSISASGNRQYSEIFDYQAVVKLNSNSNLSKVRKILNQNDQYVSSTVINSTTAKLKANNQQVNDVNVYTPKSISDFDKYVHLGTNLQKHQVVLSKKTAQLLDVKKGDTIHLNVTNGKKVTVKVKAITQNFIGHFIYLSPKMYQTTFGKQASDNTLLLHLKSQTKSQRKNLANKLLNSGEVMGTSYTHDVLSTVSKMSSSLKPIILIFVLLSGILSFVVLYNLTNINVSERIRELSTIKVLGFYNNEVTMYIVRENIILTIVGIIVGYGVGNLLTAYILNQAATEQVIFPLTINWFGYLVATLLMIVFTAIVMLVTHKKLQHIDMIGALKSNE, from the coding sequence ATGAAACCATTGTCTAAAAATATGATTCAAGACATTAAACATTCAAAGGGACGTTTTATCGCCATCATTTTGATTATTATGCTAGGAGTTTTGATTTTTGTCGGTGTTAAAGCCGCAGGTCCTAGCTTGAATGATTCTTTGAATAAGACGGTTGCGGATAAGAATCTTTCGGATATCCAAGTTTTATCGACTACTGGTTTTAATCAGACAGATGTTGATTTGGCAAAAAAAGTTCCCGGTGCTCAAGTTGAAGCAACCAAATTTAAATATGTCATTGGTGGAAAAAGCAAAGTAGCTGTAGCTTTGTACGGTTATGATGAAAATGTCAAACAAAACCAATTGATTATGCGAAGTGGTCGTCTGCCTAGAAGTAGCGATGAGATTGTTTTGGATAAAAATGCTAAAAGTAAATATGATTATAAATTAGGACAAAAATTTAAATTTGCTAGTGACGCTGGTTTAAAGAAACGGTCTTACAAAATTGTTGGTTTCGCTGATTCACCACAATACATTGACAATCAATCACGTGGTTCGACAAATATTGCGGATGGACAAGTGCAGTTGTTCGCTTACGTACCAAAGAATCAATTGAATATGGCCGTTGGAACAATGCTGAATTTGCATTTTAATTCATTGAAAGATAAAAACACTTTCAGTAAATCCTATAAAAAAGCTGTTAATAAAAAATTAAAAGTACTAAAACACGAATTCAGTGGTCGTGCTAGTCAAAGAACAAATGAAGTTGCGAGTGATTATTTGAAGCAAATCAATAGTCAAAAGCAACAAATAGAACCCTTAAAGGTCGCTGATCCTCAAACTTACAGTGAACAATTAGCTAAATTAAATTCTGCAAAAATCAAGATTTTGAAACAATCTAAGACGTCTTATACTTGGCAAACACGTGAAGATTTATCCGGATTTTCTGCCTATGGAGAAAGCTCTGATCGAATCGCTGCCATTGCTAATGTCTTTCCTGTATTCTTCTTCTTAATAGCAGCGCTAATAACTTTCACCACGATTACAAGAATGGTCGAAGAGGCTCGTAGTGAAATTGGTACTTTCAAAGCACTTGGTTACACTAAATGGGAAATTTCACGTAATTATTATTACTATGCAATTTCGGCTGGTCTAATTGGTGCTATTTTGGGATCAATCATTGGTAATGAGACGTTGCCACGAATCGTCTTAGCCTTATATAAGCAATACATTGCCTTAGATTGGGTAGTTGATTTGCAGTGGTGGGTCATTTTAATTGCAACAATCTTCTCATTATTGGCTACTTTAGGTGCCGCAATCATTGTTATTAAAAAGGAACTCGTTGCAGGACCTGCGGCTTTGATGCGTCCCAAGAGTCCTAAGTCAGCTAAGAAAATTTTGTTGGAGAGAATTAAACCACTTTGGAATCATTTGAGCTTTAATAGTAAAGTCAGTTATCGTAATTTATTTAGATTCAAGTCGAGAATGTTTATGACGATTATCGGAATTGCTGGTGGAACGGCGTTGATTTTGACTGGATTTGGGATTCAGAATTCTATTTCAGCCAGTGGTAACCGCCAGTATTCAGAAATATTTGATTATCAGGCAGTTGTGAAATTAAATAGTAATAGTAATTTAAGCAAAGTAAGAAAAATTTTGAATCAAAATGATCAGTATGTAAGTAGTACCGTTATTAACTCGACGACGGCTAAATTAAAAGCTAACAATCAACAAGTCAATGATGTTAACGTTTATACACCTAAATCAATCAGTGACTTTGATAAGTACGTTCATCTAGGGACTAATTTGCAGAAACATCAAGTGGTGCTTTCAAAGAAGACGGCCCAGTTATTGGATGTTAAAAAAGGTGATACGATTCATCTTAATGTAACGAATGGTAAAAAAGTTACAGTTAAAGTAAAAGCTATCACGCAAAACTTCATCGGACATTTTATTTATCTCAGTCCTAAAATGTATCAAACTACTTTTGGTAAACAAGCGTCTGACAATACTTTATTGTTGCATTTGAAATCTCAGACTAAGAGCCAGCGTAAGAATTTAGCCAATAAATTGTTAAATTCAGGTGAAGTTATGGGAACAAGCTATACACATGATGTTTTGAGTACTGTCTCGAAGATGTCGTCTTCGTTGAAACCAATTATCTTGATTTTTGTTCTCTTATCAGGAATTCTTTCATTTGTTGTTTTGTATAATTTGACTAACATAAATGTTTCCGAAAGAATCAGAGAATTATCGACAATCAAGGTCTTAGGCTTTTATAATAATGAAGTGACGATGTACATTGTGCGTGAAAATATTATTTTGACTATTGTCGGAATCATTGTTGGTTATGGCGTTGGTAACTTATTGACAGCTTACATTTTGAATCAAGCAGCTACAGAACAAGTTATCTTCCCATTGACTATCAATTGGTTTGGATATTTGGTAGCAACGCTATTGATGATTGTCTTTACAGCAATCGTCATGCTAGTAACGCACAAAAAATTACAACACATCGATATGATTGGTGCATTGAAATCTAATGAATGA
- a CDS encoding SDR family oxidoreductase produces the protein MSLENDKVLVIGGTSGFGKEVAIKAQHRKAEVYVIGRDQARVNEVRYDDDIQGSSLDAQDPKQLTRFFEKYGSFDHIVSMLGGAMGGGFLDSSMDEIRKAIEDKFFANLQLVQIASKNLRKNGSIILTSGSGGHPYDASGAIIGNQAINTMVEGVAVELAPNNRINAVSPTWTPTGLWRDMNSKQLAKQEDNVAENVPLGRVAKIDEVASAYIYLMENDFITGQVLKVDGGVDL, from the coding sequence ATGAGTTTAGAAAATGATAAAGTCTTAGTTATCGGTGGTACTTCTGGTTTTGGTAAAGAAGTCGCCATCAAAGCTCAACATAGAAAAGCTGAAGTGTATGTTATTGGACGTGATCAAGCTCGAGTTAATGAGGTTAGATATGATGATGATATCCAAGGTAGTTCATTAGATGCACAAGATCCTAAGCAACTTACTCGTTTTTTTGAAAAGTACGGTTCATTTGACCATATAGTTTCCATGCTAGGTGGAGCTATGGGCGGTGGCTTTTTGGACAGTTCAATGGACGAAATTCGAAAAGCAATTGAAGATAAATTCTTTGCTAACTTACAACTAGTTCAGATTGCTAGTAAAAATCTTCGTAAGAATGGCTCGATTATTTTAACTTCTGGTTCAGGTGGTCATCCCTATGATGCTTCTGGTGCTATCATTGGAAATCAGGCTATCAATACGATGGTAGAAGGTGTGGCAGTCGAATTAGCACCTAACAATCGTATCAATGCTGTATCACCAACTTGGACTCCAACTGGTTTATGGCGTGATATGAATTCTAAACAATTAGCCAAACAAGAAGACAATGTGGCAGAAAATGTCCCATTAGGTAGAGTTGCCAAAATCGACGAAGTAGCATCTGCTTATATTTATTTGATGGAAAATGATTTTATCACTGGTCAAGTTCTCAAAGTCGACGGTGGCGTTGATTTGTAG
- a CDS encoding MerR family transcriptional regulator codes for MPVKIDKKYRIGDFSEIVGLNSPTLRYYEKEGLIRPHRNESGIRYYTEQDVHWVNFLLHLKSTGMSIDQLKRYVQLRAQGDSTINQRIELLEEVRRNFEVEYQKLQDGWTILNDKLDWYKGKQGGHIEDSESFSEYLKNLNHGYLEDR; via the coding sequence ATGCCAGTAAAAATTGATAAAAAATACCGTATCGGTGATTTTTCTGAGATAGTCGGTTTGAATAGCCCCACATTACGTTATTACGAAAAAGAAGGATTGATTAGACCACATCGAAATGAAAGTGGGATTCGTTACTACACCGAGCAAGATGTTCACTGGGTCAATTTCTTATTGCATCTCAAAAGTACTGGGATGTCGATTGATCAATTAAAGCGTTATGTTCAATTGCGTGCTCAAGGTGATTCGACAATCAATCAACGAATTGAATTATTGGAAGAAGTTCGTCGTAATTTTGAAGTTGAGTACCAAAAGCTTCAAGATGGTTGGACGATTTTGAATGATAAATTAGATTGGTACAAGGGCAAACAAGGTGGACATATTGAAGATAGCGAAAGTTTTTCCGAGTATTTGAAGAATTTGAATCATGGGTACTTGGAGGATAGATAG
- a CDS encoding carboxymuconolactone decarboxylase family protein: MAKRQTAGRDNLGEFAPQFAALNDDVLFGEVWSKENELSAHDRSMITIASIISAGNIEQLDAHLKIGKKNGITKDEIVAEITHLSFYAGWPKAWSAFNRAKEIWKED, from the coding sequence ATGGCAAAAAGACAAACAGCTGGTCGTGACAATTTGGGAGAATTTGCTCCTCAATTTGCGGCTTTAAATGATGATGTACTATTTGGTGAAGTTTGGAGTAAAGAAAACGAACTTTCTGCTCATGATCGTTCAATGATTACTATTGCCAGCATCATTTCAGCAGGTAACATTGAACAATTAGATGCCCATTTAAAGATTGGTAAGAAGAACGGTATCACTAAAGATGAAATCGTTGCAGAAATCACACATCTATCATTCTATGCAGGTTGGCCTAAGGCTTGGAGTGCTTTCAATCGTGCAAAAGAAATTTGGAAGGAAGATTAA
- a CDS encoding cupin domain-containing protein yields the protein MAKNEELKNGGVFPIGDKNVDYAKYFIGQSYLDSLVKPEDNIDFGISNVTFEPGCRNDWHIHHNGFQILLVTGGEGWYQEWGKDAQLLKQGDVVVIKEGVKHWHGATKDSWFSHVAITKGNSEWLEKVTDEEYDKL from the coding sequence ATGGCTAAAAATGAAGAATTAAAAAATGGTGGAGTTTTCCCCATCGGAGATAAGAACGTTGATTATGCTAAATACTTTATCGGACAAAGTTATTTAGATAGTTTAGTAAAACCAGAAGATAACATTGATTTTGGAATCAGTAATGTTACCTTTGAACCAGGTTGTCGTAATGACTGGCACATTCACCACAATGGTTTCCAAATTCTATTGGTTACAGGTGGCGAAGGCTGGTATCAAGAATGGGGCAAAGATGCTCAATTATTGAAACAAGGCGACGTTGTAGTCATTAAAGAAGGTGTTAAACACTGGCATGGAGCAACTAAAGACAGCTGGTTCAGTCATGTTGCTATTACTAAAGGTAATTCAGAATGGCTTGAAAAAGTTACTGATGAAGAATATGACAAATTATAA